One stretch of Gavia stellata isolate bGavSte3 chromosome 25, bGavSte3.hap2, whole genome shotgun sequence DNA includes these proteins:
- the LOC132319198 gene encoding uroplakin-3b-like protein 1, protein MFPLLLLLLATAHGLEELSYKPTLAGPELGGLTTNSTFVLEQPRCVFTKAQGDAVIWLVVAISKAVPNFNNSMGLGTFQGFPTTAPAYMTLNTTLLNYPCPKSPGEITVLRVGSETSCVRDETRPTCNGPLPGPGPYQVKFLAFKDSKPVAETGWSDPITLKTAQPLGSTPAMGSRHSAGMIALTSILSILFAILLAGLMAMLVFHSDAYGGSSIFSKPEAVTVQRYNTHHVYDQPAARL, encoded by the exons ATGTTCCcgctgctcctcctgctcctggcgACAGCCCACGGCCTGG AGGAGCTCTCGTACAAACCGACCCTGGCCGGCCCGGAGCTGGGGGGCCTGACCACCAACTCCACCTTCGTGCTGGAGCAGCCCCGCTGCGTCTTCACCAAGGCGCAAGGCGACGCCGTCATCTGGCTGGTGGTGGCCATCTCCAAGG CCGTACCCAACTTCAACAACAGCATGGGACTGGGGACCTTCCAGGGCTTCCCCACCACAGCCCCCGCCTACATGACCCTCAACACCACCCTCCTCAACTACCCCTGCCCCAAATCCCCCGGGGAGATCACGGTGCTGCGCGTCGGCAGCGAGACCAGTTGCGTCAGGGATGAGACAAGACCCACCTGCAACGGCCCCCTGCCCGGTCCCGGGCCATACCA GGTGAAGTTCCTCGCCTTCAAGGACTCCAAGCCTGTGGCTGAGACAGGCTGGTCGGATCCCATCACCCTGAAGACAG cccagccgctTGGCAGCACCCCCGCCATGGGCAGCAGGCACAGCGCCGGCATGATCGCCCTCACCTCCATCCTCTCCATCCTCTTCGCCATCCTGCTGGCTGGCCTGATGGCCATGCTGGTCTTCCA ctcagACGCCTACGGCGGCAGCAGCATCTTCAGCAAGCCGGAGGCAGTGACGGTACAGCGGTACAACACCCACCACGTCTACGACCAGCCGGCCGCCCGGCTCTGA
- the LOC132319188 gene encoding ras GTPase-activating protein 4-like — translation MARRSALSIRIVEGRNLPAKDITGSSDPYCIVKIDDEAIIRTATVWKTLSPFWGEEYEVHLQPTFHSVSIYVMDEDALSRDDVIGKVCITRDMLVEHPKGYSGWVSLSEVDPDEEVQGEIHLQVEVQGSPGSRRLLRCTVLEARDLARKDRNGASDPFVRLRYNGKVQESTVVKKSCYPRWNETFEFELAEPAGEKLCVEVWDWDLVGRNDFLGKVVFSVQGLEAAGQEEGWFRLRPDKSKPREDERRGSLGSLQLQVRLRDETVLPSHCYQPLVQLLCQEVKSGRQDGQVHLVTLLDETTTAECRQEVAINLVKLFLGQGLVKEFLDLLFELELAKPCEPNTLFRSNSLASKSMESFLKVMGMPYLHTVLGPTITRVFEEKKYVELDPGKVEIKDVGCSGLHRVQTEGEVIEQGRQHLQSYLGELLDAIVKSAPACPPVIRAAFRQLFQRVGERFPQHQHAKFVAVTSFLCLRFFSPAVMTPKLFHLRETHADARTSRTLLLLAKAVQLVGNMEPAAGRAKEAWLAPLLPALQQGIAQMKDFIARLVGTEEEEKEEEGEGRLLGPPTTVVKEGLLFVHKTRGKGPLLAAAAKKLHFCLTGEALSFGKSPGAERSGAIALADILAAEKVEEKSFGSSHVMQVVYVGAGGRQETAYLQCKCVNELNQWLSALRKVCVNNPRVLPAYHPGVFRGDKWSCCHQRERTGLGCDRTRHGVTLQDWSDPLDPAAEAQRLFHHLQGLRGTLREKYWELLELEDARNGPRGEGAPLPEGLSQLFRVLGDLEGCHRLAQPPAPPTPALLQLQT, via the exons ATGGCCCGGCGGAGCGCGCTCTCCATCCGCATCGTGGAGGGCAGGAACCTGCCCGCCAAGGACAT CACGGGGAGCAGCGACCCGTACTGCATCGTGAAGATCGACGATGAGGCCATCATCAG GACTGCCACGGTGTGGAAGACGCTGTCCCCATTCTGGGGGGAGGAATACGAGGTGCACCTCCAGCCCACCTTTCACAGTGTCTCTATCTACGTCATGGATGAGGATGCACTCAG ccGCGATGACGTTATCGGGAAGGTCTGCATCACCCGGGACATGCTGGTGGAGCACCCCAAGG GCTACAGCGGCTGGGTGAGCCTCAGCGAGGTGGACCCCGACGAGGAGGTGCAGGGGGAGATCCACCTGCAGGTGGAGGTCCAGGGGAGCCCGGGCAGCCGGCGGCTGCTGCGCTGCACTGTGCTGGAGGCCAG GGATTTGGCCAGGAAGGACCGGAACGGCGCCTCTGACCCCTTTGTCCGCTTGCGCTACAACGGGAAAGTGCAGGAGAGCACC GTGGTCAAGAAATCCTGCTATCCCCGCTGGAACGAGACCTTCGAGTTCGAGCTGGCCGAGCCCGCCGGGGAGAAGCTATGTGTGGAGGTGTGGGACTGGGACCTCGTCGGCAGGAACGACTTCCTGGGCAAG gTGGTGTTCAGCGTCCAGGGGCTGGAGGCGgccgggcaggaggagggctggTTCAGGCTGCGGCCAGACAAGTCCAAGCCAAGGGAGGATGA GCGCCGAGGCAGCCTGGGCTCGCTGCAGCTGCAGGTGAGGCTGCGGGACGAGACGGTGCTGCCCTCCCACTGCTACCAGCCCCTGGTCCAGCTCCTGTGCCAGGAGGTGAAGTCGGGGCGCCAG GACGGCCAAGTGCACCTGGTCACTCTCCTGGATGAAACTACCACGGCCGAGTGCCGGCAGGAGGTCGCCATCAACTTGGTCAAACTCTTCCTGGGCCAAGGGCTGGTCAAGGAGTTCCTGGACCTGCTCTTCGAGCTGGAACTGGCCAAGCCCT GTGAGCCCAACACTTTGTTCCGGAGCAACTCCCTGGCCTCGAAGTCAATGGAGTCCTTCCTCAAG GTGATGGGGATGCCGTACCTGCACACCGTCCTGGGACCCACCATCACCCGCGTGTTCGAGGAGAAGAAGTACGTGGAGCTGGACCCCGGCAAGGTGGAGATCAAAGACGTCGG GTGCTCGGGGCTGCACCGGGTGCAGACGGAGGGTGAGGTGATCGAGCAGGGCCGCCAGCATCTCCAGTCCTACCTGGGCGAGCTGCTGGACGCCATCGTCAAGTCAGCCCCAGCGTGTCCCCCCGTCATCCGTGCCGCTTTCCGGCAGCTCTTCCAGCGCGTCGGGGAGCGCTTCCCCCAGCACCAG CACGCCAAGTTCGTGGCCGTCACCAGCTTCCTCTGCCTCCGCTTCTTCTCGCCGGCCGTCATGACCCCCAAGCTCTTCCACCTGCGGGAGACGCATGCCGACGCGCGCACCAGCCGCAcgctgctgctcctggccaag GCTGTCCAGCTGGTGGGCAACATGGAgccggcggccgggcgggcCAAGGAGGCCTGGCtggccccgctgctgcccgccctGCAGCAGGGCATCGCCCAGATGAAGGACTTCATCGCCCGGCTGGtggggacagaggaggaggagaaggaggaggaaggcgaggGGCGGCTGCTGGGTCCCCCCACCACGGTGGTGAAGGAGGGGCTGCTCTTCGTCCACAAGACGCGGGGCAAGGGGCCGCtgctcgccgccgccgccaagAAGCTCCACTTCTGCCTCACCGGGGAGGCCCTCAGCTTCGGCAAGAGCCCCGGCGCCGAG CGTAGCGGTGCCATCGCCCTGGCCGACATCCTCGCTGCTGAGAAGGTGGAGGAGAAGAGCTTCGGCAGCTCCCACGTCATGCAGGTGGTCTACGtgggcgcgggcgggcggcaggAGACAGCGTACCTCCAGTGCAag TGCGTCAACGAGCTGAACCAGTGGCTGTCAGCCCTGCGCAAGGTGTGCGTCAACAACCCCCGCGTGCTCCCTGCCTACCACCCCGGCGTCTTCCGCGGGGACAAgtggagctgctgccaccagagAGAGAGGACAG GGCTGGGGTGCGACCGGACGCGGCACGGCGTCACGCTGCAGGACTGGAGCGACCCCCTGGACCCCGCGGCGGAGGCTCAGCGCCTCTTCCACCACCTCCAGGGCCTCCGGGGGACCCTCAG ggaaAAGTAttgggagctgctggagctggaggatgCCCGAAATGGTCCCCGGGGTGAAG GTGCCCCCTTGCCTGAGGGGCTGAGCCAGCTCttcagggtgctgggggaccTGGAGGGCTGCCACCGCCtggcgcagcccccggcccccccgacccccgccctgctgcagctgcagacatGA
- the LOC132319211 gene encoding uroplakin-3b-like: MELPWVLLVLAGMGAATGLALLPYVPRVPSAALPGKLTATTFALERPCCVFDRHANASDTVWVAVAFANASATFRNPPSRADVPLYEQLLTAHSYMTLETAAATYSCSAPSPAVLRVGGDTACGGQGGRDPCNGPLPSPGPYRVKFLVMGCHGPKAETRWSDPILLRRASSPSAIDPAPVRRDSGVVVIASILASLGAVLAAAVLGAVCAEAWGSLCRRDSGTSTFARRSYRTHHIPPALPQPLPPGCRCSPPGLGCFAPRPPAPCPAE, translated from the exons ATGGAGCTGCCgtgggtgctgctggtgctggctgggatGGGCGCAGCCACGGGCCTGG ccctgctgccctaCGTGCCCCGCGTGCCCTCCGCGGCGCTGCCGGGGAAGCTCACCGCCACCACCTTCGCGCTGGAGAGGCCCTGCTGTGTCTTCGACCGGCACGCCAACGCCTCCGACACTGTCTGGGTGGCAGTGGCTTTTGCCAACG CCTCGGCCACCTTCAGAAACCCCCCGTCCCGGGCCGATGTGCCCCTGTACGAGCAGCTGCTGACCGCCCACTCCTACATGACCCTGGAGACGGCGGCGGCCACGTACTCTTGCTCAGCACCAAGCCCGGCCGTCCTGCGGGTCGGGGGTGACACAGCATGCGGGGGCCAGGGTGGCCGAGACCCCTGCAACGggcccctgccctccccggggcccTACAG GGTGAAGTTCCTGGTGATGGGCTGCCACGGCCCCAAAGCAGAGACGAGGTGGTCTGACCCCATTCTCCTGCGGAGAG ccagcagccccagcgCCATCGACCCCGCGCCCGTGCGCCGCGACAGTGGCGTGGTCGTCATCGCCTCCATCCTCGCCAGCCTGGGGGCCGTGCTGGCCGCAGCGGTGCTCGGCGCCGTGTG CGCCGAGGCATGGGGGTCCCTGTGCCGCCGGGATTCGGGGACCAGCACCTTCGCCCGCCGGTCCTACAGGACCCACCAcatccccccagccctgccccagcccctgccccccGGTTGCAGgtgcagccccccggggctgggctgctTTGCCCCCCGGCCTCCTGCTCCGTGTCCGGCCGAGTAA
- the POLR2J gene encoding DNA-directed RNA polymerase II subunit RPB11-a isoform X2 has protein sequence MNAPPAFESFLLFEGEKKQLLKDPQVLFAGYKVPHPLEHKIIIRVQTTPDYSPQEAFTNAITDLISELSLLEERFRVAIKDKQEGIE, from the exons ATGAACGCGCCTCCGGCCTTCGAGTCCTTCCTCCTCTTCGAGGGCGAGAAGAA GCAGTTACTGAAAGACCCCCAGGTGTTATTTGCAGGGTACAAGGTCCCGCACCCGCTGGAACACAAAATTATCATCCGCGTCCAAACCACCCCCGATTACAGCCCCCAGGAAGCTTTCACCAACGCCATCACGGATTTGATCAGTGAGCTCTCCCTCCTGGAGGAGAGGTTCAGG GTTGCTATTAAAGACAAACAAGAAGGAATCGAGTAA
- the POLR2J gene encoding DNA-directed RNA polymerase II subunit RPB11-a isoform X1 has translation MNAPPAFESFLLFEGEKKITINKDTKVPNACLFTINKEDHTLGNIIKSQLLKDPQVLFAGYKVPHPLEHKIIIRVQTTPDYSPQEAFTNAITDLISELSLLEERFRVAIKDKQEGIE, from the exons ATGAACGCGCCTCCGGCCTTCGAGTCCTTCCTCCTCTTCGAGGGCGAGAAGAA GATCACCATCAACAAGGACACGAAGGTGCCCAACGCCTGCCTCTTCACCATCAACAAGGAGGACCACACGCTGGGAAACATCATCAAGTC GCAGTTACTGAAAGACCCCCAGGTGTTATTTGCAGGGTACAAGGTCCCGCACCCGCTGGAACACAAAATTATCATCCGCGTCCAAACCACCCCCGATTACAGCCCCCAGGAAGCTTTCACCAACGCCATCACGGATTTGATCAGTGAGCTCTCCCTCCTGGAGGAGAGGTTCAGG GTTGCTATTAAAGACAAACAAGAAGGAATCGAGTAA